From Magnolia sinica isolate HGM2019 chromosome 13, MsV1, whole genome shotgun sequence, one genomic window encodes:
- the LOC131223475 gene encoding uncharacterized protein LOC131223475, producing MMPCEWWAMYGVDTPALQLLAVRVLTQTVSFSPCERNWSTWSLIHTSKRNRLAYEKLQKLVYCHYNMKLRERQLRVDRDMEENQDPLDLLSIGNMAQIGDDDDPLYEWVKSADLDDTEGGPAPQVAEGAAALGIDVD from the exons ATGATGCCGT gtgagtggtgggcgatgtaCGGAGTCGACACGCCCGCACTGCAGTTATTGGCAGTCCGTGTTCTCACACAGACTGTATCCTTCTCACCTtgtgagaggaattggagcacatggtcactcatacacaccagCAAGAGGAACAGACTAGCATATGAGAAGCTGCAAAAGCTCGTTTACTGTcattacaatatgaagttaagagagagaCAGTTGCGGGTAGACCGAGACATGGAGGAAAATCAAGACCCGTTAGACTTGTTGTCTATAGGTAACATGGCAcagataggtgatgatgatgacccactttatgagtgggtcaaatcAGCTGATTTAGATGATACGGAGGGAGGCCCTGCTCCACAGGTAGCCGAGGGAGCAGCGGCTCTGGGTATCGATGTCGATTAG